A stretch of the Ananas comosus cultivar F153 linkage group 14, ASM154086v1, whole genome shotgun sequence genome encodes the following:
- the LOC109720042 gene encoding transcription initiation factor TFIID subunit 6-like, with protein MSIVPKETIEVIAQSIGIPNLSPDVALALAPDVEYRLREIMQEAIKCMRHAKRTVLTSDDVDSALSLRNVEPVYGFASGDPLRFKRAVGHKDLYYIDDREVDFKEIIEAPLPKAPLDTAVVAHWLAIEGVQPAIPENAPVEAISAPSESKKSEHGKEDGLPVDIKLPVKHVLSRELQLYFEKITELTVSKPDSVLFKEALVSLSTDSGIHPLVPYFAYFIADEVARSLSDLPVLFALMRVVQSLLQNPHIHIEPYLHQLMPSMITCIVTKKLGHRLSDNHWELRDFSANLVASVCRRFGHVYHNLQSRVTRTLLHTFLDPAKALTQHYGAIQGLAVLGPTVVRHLILPNLETYMQLLEPEMQLEKQKNEMKRREAWRVFDALLRASGKCLYDRLKLFPGLLSAPARSPLNKSRLAVNLPNKRKPSTNLSPQQQPPLKKFAADPTASSLPPIPTPANFQGASADGYPAQPSNSGIAPSSSSGQMANEGITGAIRRDKGGAGGRPQNVSAVLSQAWREDLDAGHLFASLFGLFGEAIVSFVPLPEMSLLP; from the exons atgagcatCGTCCCCAAGGAGACGATCGAGGTGATCGCGCAGAGCATCGGCATCCCCAACCTCTCCCCCGATGTCGCCCTCGCACTCGCCCCCGACGTCGAGTACCGCCTCCGCGAGATCATGCAG GAGGCGATCAAGTGCATGCGCCACGCCAAGCGCACGGTGCTCACCTCCGACGACGTCGACAGCGCCCTCAGCCTGAGGAACGTCGAG CCTGTATATGGATTCGCTTCTGGTGATCCTTTGCGCTTCAAGAGAGCTGTGGGCCATAAAGATCTCTACTACATTGACGATCGAGAAGTGGATTTCAAAGAG ATAATTGAAGCGCCTCTACCTAAAGCGCCTCTTGATACTGCAGTTGTGGCTCACTGGCTAGCTATTGAAGGGGTGCAACCTGCAATTCCAGAAAATGCTCCTGTTGAAG CAATCTCAGCCCCTTCAGAAAGCAAAAAGTCTGAACATGGCAAAGAAGATGGACTTCCTGTTGACATCAAACTTCCTGTTAAACACGTTTTGTCTAGAGAACTACAG CTGTACTTTGAGAAAATTACTGAGCTTACCGTGAGTAAGCCTGACTCCGTCCTGTTCAAAGAAGCGTTAGTGAGTTTGTCAACGGACTCAGGCATTCATCCGTTGGTTCCTTACTTTGCATACTTCATCGCAGATGAG GTGGCCCGAAGTTTAAGTGATCTCCCCGTTTTGTTTGCTCTCATGCGCGTCGTCCAAAGCCTTCTCCAGAATCCGCACATCCACATCGAGCCTTAT TTGCATCAGTTGATGCCATCAATGATCACATGCATTGTCACCAAAAAGTTGGGGCACAGGCTTTCAGATAACCACTGGGAGCTTAGAGATTTCTCTGCAAATCTAGTTGCCTCAGTTTGTAGAAG GTTTGGCCATGTGTATCACAACCTCCAATCCCGAGTGACGAGAACCCTTCTTCATACTTTTCTCGATCCGGCTAAAGCATTGACGCAACACTACGGTGCCATCCAGGGGCTCGCTGTGTTAGGGCCCACTGTG GTGCGCCATCTTATCCTGCCTAATCTGGAAACTTACATGCAACTGTTGGAGCCAGAGATGCAACTGGAGAAGCAGAAGAATGAGATGAAGAGGAGAGAGGCTTGGCGTGTTTTTGATGCCTTGTTG CGTGCTTCCGGTAAGTGCTTGTATGATCGGCTCAAGTTATTTCCTGGTTTGCTCTCTGCACCAGCGCGTTCTCCTTTGAATAAATCAAGACTTGCAGTTAACTTGCCAA ATAAGCGCAAGCCGAGCACCAATCTCTCGCCACAGCAGCAGCCACCGCTGAAGAAGTTTGCGGCGGATCCGACAGCGAGTTCACTGCCCCCCATACCCACACCAGCAAACTTTCAAGGGGCCAGCGCAGACGGGTATCCGGCCCAGCCATCCAACTCGGGGATCGCGCCCTCCTCTTCGTCGGGGCAAATGGCGAACGAGGGCATCACGGGCGCAATCAGAAGAGATAAAGGCGGCGCGGGGGGCCGACCGCAGAACGTCTCGGCAGTACTAAGCCAAGCCTGGAGGGAGGATTTGGATGCGGGGCACCTCTTCGCGTCCTTGTTTGGCTTGTTTGGCGAAGCCATAGTATCGTTCGTGCCGCTCCCCGAGATGTCGCTGTTGCCGTAG
- the LOC109720657 gene encoding growth hormone-regulated TBC protein 1, protein MFGAQTHRELSHEFTPTLRRRRTLWNSPAAASASASAAAAAAAAAAAITAAKRSNSNVLLSVKFEDLYGFTVEGNVDDVNVLNEVSERIRQQGRVWWALEASKGANWYLQPRISSNSEGISVASLKLSVLANSITLKRLIRKGIPPVLRPKVWLSVSGAAKKRSTVPETYYDELIRATEGKVTPATRQIDHDLPRTFPSHPWLDSEEGQASLRRVLVGYSFRDSEVGYCQGLNYVAALLLLVMKTEEDAFWMLAVLLENVLVNDCYTDNLSGCHVEQRVFKDLLAKKCPRIAAHLEGLEFDVSLVATEWFLCLFSKSLPSETTLRVWDVLFNEGAKVLFHVALAIFKMREEDLLRTHHIGDVIDILQTTTHHLYDPDELLTVAFDKIGSMTTNTITKERKKQEPAVMAELDQRLRRLNSIKLDE, encoded by the exons ATGTTTGGAGCACAAACACATAGAGAACTCTCCCATGAGTTCACCCCCACattgagaagaagaagaacattgTGGAACTCCCCCGCTGCCGCCTCCGCGTCCgcctccgcggcggcggcggcggcggcggcggccgcggccaTAACCGCCGCTAAAAGATCCAATTCCAATGTCCTGTTATCAGTTAAATTCGAGGACCTTTACGGTTTCACCGTCGAGGGCAATGTCGACGATGTGAATGTCCTCAATGAGGTGAGTGAGAGGATAAGGCAACAAGGGAGGGTGTGGTGGGCACTCGAGGCGAGCAAGGGCGCAAATTGGTACTTGCAGCCCCGGATTTCGTCGAATTCGGAAGGGATTAGTGTGGCCTCTTTGAAGCTCTCGGTGCTCGCTAATTCGATCACGCTGAAGAGGCTCATTCGGAAGGGGATTCCGCCCGTTTTGCGGCCCAAGGTTTGGCTCTCGGTCTCCGGCGCCGCGAAGAAGCGGTCGACGGTGCCGGAGACGTATTACGATGAGCTGATACGCGCAACCGAGGGTAAGGTCACCCCCGCCACACGGCAAATCGATCAT GATCTGCCCCGGACTTTTCCGAGTCACCCATGGTTGGACAGCGAGGAGGGTCAGGCGTCTCTTCGACGAGTACTCGTCGGATATTCTTTTCGAGACTCAGAAGTTGGATATTGCCAG GGTTTAAATTACGTTGCTGCTCTACTACTGCTGGTAATGAAGACCGAGGAGGACGCCTTTTGGATGCTCGCCGTCCTCTTAGAAAATGTGTTGGTGAACGATTGCTACACCGATAATCTCTCGGGGTGCCATGTCGAGCAACGGGTATTCAAAGACCTGCTTGCGAAAAAATGCCCCAG GATAGCCGCTCATTTGGAAGGTTTGGAGTTCGACGTATCTCTTGTAGCGACTGAATGGTTCCTGTGCCTCTTCTCTAAGAGCTTGCCTTCAGAG ACAACTCTGCGGGTGTGGGATGTTCTTTTCAACGAGGGCGCGAAAGTTTTGTTCCATGTAGCTTTAGCAATCTTCAAG ATGAGAGAAGAGGACTTGCTTCGCACCCATCACATCGGCGACGTAATTGACATTTTACAGACTACCACCCACCATCTATACGACCCCGACGAACTGCTCACC GTCGCGTTTGATAAGATCGGTTCCATGACGACGAACACGATAacgaaggaaaggaagaagcaGGAGCCGGCGGTCATGGCCGAGCTCGACCAACGGCTCCGAAGGCTGAATTCTATCAAGTTGGATGAATGA
- the LOC109720112 gene encoding protein ENHANCED DOWNY MILDEW 2-like: MASSDDEEEIVPEAVTNYYFVDGDESPISFAVLPLHFDGGEKPNESENEVFLHGTTDGGLQKVYKQVSVWKLGFQDVKQPEISVLSKEDGRWMTLLKPRNSYEQSFRTIMVTVQMLHFLRKNPESSEKSLWDHLRKVYVKFEVRPSEDDLRDHLSLIRLFAERDETLGKSALLMGFLTDKPRKKFGEGQDAMQSFIADDDEVDEIMEDDSGDESDEDSDLFDSVCAICDNGGDLLCCEGKCMRSFHATRRDGEDSFCRSLGYTRAQVEAIQNFLCKNCELKEHQCFACGKLGSSNKEVGTAEVFRCVIATCGRFYHPKCVAKLLFPKDEAEASESERKISSGTTFTCPSHFCVTCQGMEDKENDDLRFAMCRRCPKSYHKKCLPSEICFEDDEEEGIIQRAWDELLPNRRILIYCLKHKMDENIRTPVRNHIVFPDDPEKKTATEVQKQKLQNLLKKKKPVSDDLSLDRASVKPRIVKEKFIAESKPLVKIARSVKTQHPVAAPKKVKPMKEKVRSDLDKAEGTASEIDKQPMKGKAKTLAAPTASSTPTGKVIHSSFPGIDSETEKKIISIMEKVSSSIKLDNVISNRTMPSTYAYSAKHIDKVITRGKIEVSLEAIQAAIQKIDEGGNLEDAKALCEPEIVKQLIKWNGKLKVYLAPFIHGMRYTSFGRHFTKPDKLKEIADKLQWYVQPGDTIVDFCCGANDFSLIMQEKLDAARKRCNYKNYDVLQPKNDFNFEKRDWMKVHPKELPMGSQLIMGLNPPFGVKAALANKFIDKALTFKPKLLILIVPQETQRLEKKKTPYDLIWEDGEILRGKAFYLPGSVDDQDKQIEQWNVKPPVLYLWSRQDWTLRHMEIATENGHLSREFDEARIETEFLEDTIQVEEEAALCVENHMDVEYEQEGSNSNVSGKDTWREDSEIAVSRTDSTSKVREIQKEDANIVNENANKGEDNRILGSRIDANSKEKETCGEHVENVGFTCIDSKPREKEAWREDSKSSGSRVDANARNEERGNDKGSRVDTNVRNEERGNNRDIGSHYKRKSPENQNSKKRKRRRRQSKMAEGLQFVNIDALSDMSISPTDSRGRNQPIGQCVLEPIETPLERLNQYGSYSLPRPEYGTMPTTGLNTSALDDNIEELVRKYTAPNNEGFYSGNSHNWSASGIGIGDYPRRTSEERYPDFAIGSSTAEPFRRSPFLDDFNGFGRLGDAPGDTRVPQRSHAMQGDDYLERNNRYSFGGLEPRVGLPSGVFPSSSSYALSTPNAGTSAMDRYAPRLDETNYMMPGNHGYHHQGVSGTYDMHAMMRRDSMPPPDPMPGFRPRPQNPYPHHGSSGGWIDG; this comes from the exons ATGGCTTCCTCGGATGATGAGGAGGAGATCGTGCCGGAGGCGGTGACAAATTACTACTTTGTCGATGGGGACGAGTCGCCCATATCGTTCGCGGTGTTGCCTCTCCACTTCGACGGTGGGGAGAAACCTAATGAGTCGGAAAATGAGGTTTTCTTGCATGGCACTACCGACGGAGGGCTTCAGAAGGTGTATAAGCAGGTCAGTGTGTGGAAGCTAGGGTTTCAAGATGTGAAGCAACCTGAAATATCGGTGCTCTCGAAGGAGGACGGCAGATGGATGACTCTCTTGAAGCCGCGGAACAGCTACGAGCAGAGTTTCCGGACTATCATGGTCACCGTGCAGATGCTCCACTTTCTCAGGAAGAATCCGGAGTCGTCGGAGAAGAGCCTGTGGGATCATCTGCGCAAAGTTTACGT GAAATTTGAAGTTAGACCTTCGGAGGATGACTTGAGGGATCATCTTTCGCTCATCAGGCTTTTTGCTGAGAGAGATGAGACTTTAGGAAAATCTGCG CTTCTGATGGGGTTCCTTACGGACAAGCCCAGAAAGAAATTTGGCGAG GGTCAAGATGCTATGCAATCTTTTATTGCTGACGATGATGAGGTTGATGAGATCATGGAAGATGATAGTGGGGATGAGTCTGATGAAGATTCTGATCTTTTTGATTCAGTTTGTGCTATTTGTGACAATGGTGGTGACCTTTTATG TTGTGAAGGTAAATGCATGAGGTCCTTCCATGCCACCAGGAGAGATGGCGAAGACTCGTTTTGTAGATCGCTTGGCTACACAAGGGCACAAGTAGAG GCAATCCAAAACTTTCTATGCAAGAATTGTGAATTGAAGGAGCACCAGTGCTTTGCTTGTGGAAAATTGGGGTCCTCTAATAAAGAAGTTGGTACTGCTGAG GTATTTCGATGCGTTATTGCCACTTGTGGACGCTTCTACCATCCCAAGTGTGTCGCCAAACTACTCTTTCCCAAGGATGAAGCCGAAGCATCAGAATCTGAGAGAAAGATTAGTTCTGGGACAACATTTACTTGTCCTTCACATTTCTGTGTTACCTGTCAAGGAATGGAGgataaagaaaatgatgacTTGCGCTTTGCAATGTGCAGACGCTGTCCCAAATCGTACCACAAAAAATGCTTACCAAG TGAAATTTGCTTTGAAGATGATGAAGAGGAAGGTATTATACAGAGGGCTTGGGACGAACTACTACCCAATCGAAGAATTTTGATTTATTGCCT AAAACATAAAATGGACGAAAATATTCGAACTCCAGTTAGAAACCATATTGTCTTTCCTGATGATCCTGAAAAGAAGACAGCTACAGAAGTCCAGAAACAGAAACTCCAGAATTTGTTGAAGAAGAAAAAGCCAGTTTCTGATGACTTGTCTTTAGATCGGGCTTCTGTAAAACCGAGAATTGTGAAAGAAAAGTTTATAGCAGAAAGTAAACCATTAGTCAAAATTGCAAGAAGTGTTAAAACCCAGCATCCAGTTGCCGCTCCCAAGAAAGTAAAGCCTATGAAGGAGAAAGTACGCTCTGACTTGGATAAAGCTGAGGGAACTGCTTCAGAAATTGATAAACAACCTATGAAGGGGAAGGCAAAAACCTTAGCTGCACCCACTGCTTCTTCAACTCCTACAGGGAAAGTGATACACAGCTCGTTTCCTGGTATAGATAGTGAGACAGAAAAGAA AATCATTTCTATAATGGAAAAGGTTTCCTCTTCTATAAAATTGGACAATGTCATCTCAAATCGCACGATGCCATCAACTTATGCATACTCTGCAAAACACATTGACAAAGTTATCACACGCGGCAAGATTGAGGTTTCTCTTGAG GCTATACAAGCAGCAATACAGAAAATAGATGAAGGGGGAAACCTCGAGGACGCAAAAGCTTTGTGTGAGCCTGAGATTGTGAAGCAGTTGATTAAGTGGAAT GGTAAGCTCAAAGTTTATCTTGCACCTTTCATTCATGGGATGCGCTACACTTCCTTTGGTCGTCATTTTACAAAACCGGACAAGCTCAAGGAG ATTGCTGACAAGCTTCAATGGTATGTGCAACCTGGCGACACG ATTGTTGACTTCTGCTGTGGTGCTAACGACTTCAGTCTAATAATGCAAGAAAAACTCGATGCAGCCAGGAAAAGGTGCAATTACAAAAATTACGATGTTCTGCAGCCGAAG AATGATTTCAACTTCGAAAAGCGGGACTGGATGAAGGTGCACCCAAAGGAACTACCCATGGGATCACAACTG ATCATGGGGCTTAATCCGCCATTTGGTGTCAAAGCAGCCCTTGCGAACAAATTTATCGACAAAGCCCTAACTTTCAAGCCAAAGCTCCTTATTCTTATTGTTCCCCAGGAGACTCAGAG attagagaagaagaagactccGTACGACTTAATATGGGAGGATGGTGAAATTCTACGGGGAAAG GCATTTTATTTGCCTGGATCTGTCGATGATCAAGACAAGCAAATTGAGCAGTGGAATGTGAAACCGCCGGTACTCTATCTATGGAGCCGTCAGGATTGGACATTGAGGCACATGGAAATAGCAACGGAAAATGGCCACCTATCTCGAGAGTTCGATGAGGCCCGTATTGAAACTGAATTCTTAGAGGACACAATCCAAGTGGAAGAAGAAGCAGCGCTTTGTGTGGAGAATCATATGGACGTGGAATATGAACAAGAAGGTTCTAATTCTAATGTGTCTGGGAAAGATACTTGGAGGGAGGATAGCGAAATTGCGGTATCACGTACAGATTCTACTTCGAAAGTAAGAGAGATCCAGAAGGAAGATGCCAATATCGTGAATGAAAATGCGAACAAGGGTGAAGACAACAGGATCCTTGGATCCCGCATTGATGCAAAttcgaaagaaaaggagacATGCGGGGAACATGTCGAGAACGTAGGCTTCACATGCATAGATTCTAAgccaagagagaaagaggcttGGAGGGAAGACAGCAAGAGTTCAGGATCCCGCGTAGACGCTAATGCGAGAAATGAAGAGAGAGGAAATGATAAGGGATCCCGCGTAGACACTAATGTGAGAAATGAAGAGAGAGGAAATAATAGGGATATTGGATCTCACTACAAGAGGAAATCACCTGAAAACCAAAATAGCAAGAAGcgtaagaggaggaggaggcagaGTAAAATGGCGGAGGGACTACAGTTTGTAAATATAGATGCTTTGTCGGACATGAGCATCTCTCCCACTGATTCTAGAGGGAGAAACCAGCCTATTGGCCAATGCGTGTTGGAACCTATCGAAACTCCCCTAGAGAGGTTGAATCAATATGGGAGCTACTCCTTGCCCCGCCCGGAATACGGAACTATGCCAACTACTGGGCTTAACACAAGCGCCCTCGACGATAATATTGAGGAGTTAGTGCGGAAGTACACTGCACCGAACAATGAAGGATTTTATAGTGGCAATTCCCACAATTGGTCTGCCAGTGGCATTGGAATCGGAGACTATCCGAGACGTACCTCGGAGGAACGGTACCCAGACTTTGCGATCGGAAGCAGCACCGCCGAGCCCTTTCGAAGGAGCCCGTTTCTCGATGATTTCAATGGCTTTGGGAGATTGGGGGATGCCCCTGGGGATACAAGGGTGCCGCAGAGGTCGCATGCCATGCAAGGAGACGATTACCTAGAACGGAACAACAGATATTCGTTTGGGGGTTTGGAACCAAGGGTTGGCCTGCCGAGCGGTGTTTTTCCATCTTCGTCCTCGTATGCGTTATCGACACCGAATGCAGGGACATCGGCCATGGATAGGTATGCGCCCCGCCTTGATGAGACCAACTATATGATGCCCGGAAACCATGGCTATCATCACCAGGGAGTGAGCGGCACGTATGACATGCACGCCATGATGAGACGGGACAGCATGCCGCCACCCGATCCCATGCCGGGATTTAGGCCTAGGCCTCAAAACCCTTATCCGCATCACGGCTCGTCCGGTGGGTGGATTGACGGCTGA
- the LOC109720043 gene encoding protein FLUORESCENT IN BLUE LIGHT, chloroplastic-like isoform X1: MVLLLRFSPPPPPRRISGEHLRRLRGGARCAAEKVMLIPCMAERVAKPSIFVQCSSGKSQIFSKSGFNSYNKFYAANSEKAHIVGGRLCGYCDILIKHLSDLQGIASSIFVQASIIASSFELILPSKALAETCEADNSFFNMPLLFAIAMIGATVGGLLARQRRGELKRLNDQLRQINAALRRQAKIESYAPTLSYAPVGSKMPEMEVIVDPRKEQLITHLRSGKNYLRNQSLEKAFEEFKAALELARDLGDHVEEKKAARGLGASLQRQGKYKEAIKYHSMVLDISKRAGEDSGVTEAYGAIADCYTELGELEQAGRFYDMYIARLENE; this comes from the exons ATGGTGCTCCTCCTCCGCTtctcccctccgccgccgccgcgtcggaTCTCCGGCGAGCATCTCCGGCGACTCCGCGGCGGAGCTCGGTGCGCAG cAGAGAAAGTGATGCTCATCCCATGCATGGCAGAAAGAGTGGCAAAGCCTTCTATATTTGTTCAGTGTTCTTCTGGGAAAAGCCAAATCTTTTCAAAAAGTGGCTTCAATAGTTATAATAAATTCTATGCAGCTAACTCAGAGAAGGCTCATATTGTTGGTGGGCGATTATGTGGATACTGCGATATCCTTATTAAGCACCTATCTGATCTTCAG GGAATCGCCTCATCCATCTTTGTGCAAGCATCTATTATTGCAAGTTCATTTGAGCTGATTTTGCCTTCAAAAGCTTTGGCGGAAACATGTGAAGCTGATAACTCGTTTTTCAACATGCCTCTGCTGTTTGCAATCGCCATGATAGGGGCTACTGTTGGGG GATTGCTTGCACGACAAAGAAGAGGGGAACTTAAGCGGCTAAACGATCAATTACGCCAGATAAATGCAGCTCTAAGGAGACAAGCCAAGATAGAGTCTTATGCTCCTACTTTGAGCTACGCACCGGTTGGTAGTAAGATGCCGGAAATGGAAGTTATTGTCGATCCTCGGAAGGAGCAGCTAATTACTCATTTGAGGTCCGGGAAGAATTATTTAAGGAATCAATCTCTTGAAAAGGCATTTGAGGAGTTCAAAGCGGCCCTGGAACTTGCGAGGGATCTGGGCGATCATGTCGAGGAGAAGAAGGCTGCACGAGGGTTAG GGGCATCACTGCAGAGGCAGGGTAAGTACAAGGAAGCCATAAAATACCACTCAATGGTGTTGGATATATCGAAGAGGGCGGGAGAGGATTCCGGTGTGACCGAGGCTTATGGCGCGATCGCCGACTGCTACACCGAGCTCGGCGAACTCGAGCAAGCCGGAAGGTTCTACGACATGTACATCGCAAGATTGGAGAATGAATAG
- the LOC109720043 gene encoding protein FLUORESCENT IN BLUE LIGHT, chloroplastic-like isoform X3: protein MMGIASSIFVQASIIASSFELILPSKALAETCEADNSFFNMPLLFAIAMIGATVGGLLARQRRGELKRLNDQLRQINAALRRQAKIESYAPTLSYAPVGSKMPEMEVIVDPRKEQLITHLRSGKNYLRNQSLEKAFEEFKAALELARDLGDHVEEKKAARGLGASLQRQGKYKEAIKYHSMVLDISKRAGEDSGVTEAYGAIADCYTELGELEQAGRFYDMYIARLENE, encoded by the exons ATGATG GGAATCGCCTCATCCATCTTTGTGCAAGCATCTATTATTGCAAGTTCATTTGAGCTGATTTTGCCTTCAAAAGCTTTGGCGGAAACATGTGAAGCTGATAACTCGTTTTTCAACATGCCTCTGCTGTTTGCAATCGCCATGATAGGGGCTACTGTTGGGG GATTGCTTGCACGACAAAGAAGAGGGGAACTTAAGCGGCTAAACGATCAATTACGCCAGATAAATGCAGCTCTAAGGAGACAAGCCAAGATAGAGTCTTATGCTCCTACTTTGAGCTACGCACCGGTTGGTAGTAAGATGCCGGAAATGGAAGTTATTGTCGATCCTCGGAAGGAGCAGCTAATTACTCATTTGAGGTCCGGGAAGAATTATTTAAGGAATCAATCTCTTGAAAAGGCATTTGAGGAGTTCAAAGCGGCCCTGGAACTTGCGAGGGATCTGGGCGATCATGTCGAGGAGAAGAAGGCTGCACGAGGGTTAG GGGCATCACTGCAGAGGCAGGGTAAGTACAAGGAAGCCATAAAATACCACTCAATGGTGTTGGATATATCGAAGAGGGCGGGAGAGGATTCCGGTGTGACCGAGGCTTATGGCGCGATCGCCGACTGCTACACCGAGCTCGGCGAACTCGAGCAAGCCGGAAGGTTCTACGACATGTACATCGCAAGATTGGAGAATGAATAG
- the LOC109720194 gene encoding UDP-N-acetylglucosamine transferase subunit ALG13 homolog has product MQVAAEDRSIAVDYFTFSPSIADFLRSASLIINHAGSGSIFETLRFGKPLIVVVNEDLMDNHQSELAEELAADRKHLFCARPQTLCEIIDAMDLESLVPYMPGDALPVARLIDNFLGFRTDR; this is encoded by the exons ATGCAGGTTGCAGCAGAAGATCGATCGATTGCTGTGGATTATTTCACTTTCTCACCAAGCATTGCTGATTTTCTGCGATCAGCATCTCTTATCATCAACCATGCAg GTTCAGGGAGCATATTCGAGACATTGCGGTTCGGTAAGCCATTAATTGTGGTGGTGAATGAGGATTTGATGGACAACCATCAGAGCGAGTTAGCGGAGGAACTTGCAGCAGACCGGAAGCACCTCTTCTGTGCCCGCCCCCAGACACTTTGCGAGATCATCGATGCCATGGATTTGGAATCTCTCGTTCCTTACATGCCTGGAGATGCGCTGCCTGTTGCTAGGTTAATCGACAATTTCCTTGGATTCCGTACTGATCGATGA
- the LOC109720043 gene encoding protein FLUORESCENT IN BLUE LIGHT, chloroplastic-like isoform X2, with protein MVLLLRFSPPPPPRRISGEHLRRLRGGARCAEKVMLIPCMAERVAKPSIFVQCSSGKSQIFSKSGFNSYNKFYAANSEKAHIVGGRLCGYCDILIKHLSDLQGIASSIFVQASIIASSFELILPSKALAETCEADNSFFNMPLLFAIAMIGATVGGLLARQRRGELKRLNDQLRQINAALRRQAKIESYAPTLSYAPVGSKMPEMEVIVDPRKEQLITHLRSGKNYLRNQSLEKAFEEFKAALELARDLGDHVEEKKAARGLGASLQRQGKYKEAIKYHSMVLDISKRAGEDSGVTEAYGAIADCYTELGELEQAGRFYDMYIARLENE; from the exons ATGGTGCTCCTCCTCCGCTtctcccctccgccgccgccgcgtcggaTCTCCGGCGAGCATCTCCGGCGACTCCGCGGCGGAGCTCGGTGCGCAG AGAAAGTGATGCTCATCCCATGCATGGCAGAAAGAGTGGCAAAGCCTTCTATATTTGTTCAGTGTTCTTCTGGGAAAAGCCAAATCTTTTCAAAAAGTGGCTTCAATAGTTATAATAAATTCTATGCAGCTAACTCAGAGAAGGCTCATATTGTTGGTGGGCGATTATGTGGATACTGCGATATCCTTATTAAGCACCTATCTGATCTTCAG GGAATCGCCTCATCCATCTTTGTGCAAGCATCTATTATTGCAAGTTCATTTGAGCTGATTTTGCCTTCAAAAGCTTTGGCGGAAACATGTGAAGCTGATAACTCGTTTTTCAACATGCCTCTGCTGTTTGCAATCGCCATGATAGGGGCTACTGTTGGGG GATTGCTTGCACGACAAAGAAGAGGGGAACTTAAGCGGCTAAACGATCAATTACGCCAGATAAATGCAGCTCTAAGGAGACAAGCCAAGATAGAGTCTTATGCTCCTACTTTGAGCTACGCACCGGTTGGTAGTAAGATGCCGGAAATGGAAGTTATTGTCGATCCTCGGAAGGAGCAGCTAATTACTCATTTGAGGTCCGGGAAGAATTATTTAAGGAATCAATCTCTTGAAAAGGCATTTGAGGAGTTCAAAGCGGCCCTGGAACTTGCGAGGGATCTGGGCGATCATGTCGAGGAGAAGAAGGCTGCACGAGGGTTAG GGGCATCACTGCAGAGGCAGGGTAAGTACAAGGAAGCCATAAAATACCACTCAATGGTGTTGGATATATCGAAGAGGGCGGGAGAGGATTCCGGTGTGACCGAGGCTTATGGCGCGATCGCCGACTGCTACACCGAGCTCGGCGAACTCGAGCAAGCCGGAAGGTTCTACGACATGTACATCGCAAGATTGGAGAATGAATAG